The following are encoded in a window of Pseudomonas sp. St316 genomic DNA:
- a CDS encoding prepilin-type N-terminal cleavage/methylation domain-containing protein produces the protein MNRHSRGFGLIELMIALVLSLIVVLGVVQIFIAAKNTYVSQNAAAVIQEDARFALSKMVQEIRMVGMFGCVATITDASTDNSFAASQITPIRWDNANRRLTLVTADIGSGGSVPTWTVVSDCRTSATAYSNARLPAAGQLAFPIRRLVYSFNNNQLLLGSGTANPPTLSVLVDNVRAFDVTFGVASSATDVAASSYTVNPADPALIRSVRLSLTLFDPRNTVREQTFNVVAALRNRLL, from the coding sequence ATGAACCGGCACAGTCGCGGTTTCGGCCTGATCGAGTTGATGATCGCGCTGGTGCTCAGCCTGATCGTCGTGTTGGGTGTCGTGCAGATTTTCATTGCCGCCAAAAATACCTATGTCAGCCAGAATGCCGCCGCGGTGATTCAGGAGGACGCGCGGTTTGCCTTGAGCAAAATGGTCCAGGAAATTCGCATGGTGGGCATGTTCGGCTGCGTGGCGACCATCACCGATGCTTCAACGGATAACAGTTTCGCTGCCAGCCAGATCACTCCAATCCGTTGGGATAACGCCAACCGGAGGTTGACCCTGGTCACCGCGGACATCGGGAGTGGCGGCAGCGTGCCGACCTGGACCGTCGTCTCCGATTGCCGTACCTCGGCGACGGCCTACTCGAACGCACGGCTGCCAGCGGCGGGGCAATTGGCCTTCCCGATCCGTCGACTGGTCTACAGCTTCAACAACAACCAATTGCTGTTGGGCAGCGGCACCGCCAATCCGCCGACCCTGTCGGTGCTGGTGGACAACGTGCGGGCGTTCGACGTGACGTTTGGCGTGGCCAGCAGCGCCACGGACGTCGCCGCGTCGAGCTACACCGTCAACCCGGCAGACCCGGCACTGATCCGCAGCGTGCGCCTGAGCCTGACGCTTTTTGATCCAAGGAACACGGTGCGCGAGCAGACCTTCAATGTGGTTGCCGCCTTGCGCAACCGGCTTCTATGA
- a CDS encoding PilX N-terminal domain-containing pilus assembly protein, with the protein MRGRSMSSMDLKHRQRGMALLVSLVFLLLLTLIGLSSMQSATLQEKMTSSVMQRNQSFQNAEAALRVGESAVQVETYSLAVCTTATQCAPPAESATVTAAGRNSSSGVLWVAAAGGFYGVQNIGTTLAAVNVPANTSATLYRITAVAVVGNNQRSVVESIYAKY; encoded by the coding sequence ATGAGGGGGCGATCGATGAGTTCGATGGATCTCAAGCATCGCCAGCGTGGCATGGCACTGCTGGTCAGCCTGGTTTTCCTGTTGCTGCTGACGCTGATCGGCCTGTCGTCGATGCAGAGCGCCACCCTCCAGGAAAAAATGACCAGCAGCGTCATGCAGCGCAACCAGTCCTTCCAGAATGCCGAGGCTGCGTTGAGGGTGGGTGAGAGTGCGGTGCAGGTCGAGACCTATTCGCTGGCAGTCTGTACCACCGCGACTCAATGCGCGCCACCGGCCGAGTCGGCGACCGTCACGGCGGCTGGGCGCAATTCATCCTCAGGGGTGCTCTGGGTTGCCGCAGCCGGCGGGTTTTATGGCGTGCAGAACATCGGCACTACGCTTGCGGCAGTCAACGTGCCGGCCAATACGTCGGCGACGTTGTACCGGATCACGGCGGTGGCGGTGGTGGGCAATAACCAGCGCAGCGTGGTGGAGAGCATCTATGCGAAATACTGA